GGCCAGTTACCTGGGAAGAAGAACTTCAATTGAAGAATTAACACTTATCAGAATGGCCTGAGGGCATGTCAGTGGGGCATTTGATGTAGGAGGGCAAGGCCCAGCAGCAGCATCCCTGGGCCATGGACCTAGGTTGTGTAAGGAAGTCTAGGAGTGAGATAGAGAGGAAGCCGGGaagccatggtctctgcttcagttcctacttgtgttcttgcctcagcttccctcagTGACCTGGAAGTGCACTGAAATAAACCAATTCCTCCCCTAAGTTATTTTTGGTTAAAGTTTTTATCATGTCATCAGATACAAACTAGGTCAGGCCTCTGCTAACCAGTAGTTCTCCATAGTGGGTTCCTGTGGGCTCCCAGGGCTGGAACTGAGATCCCTTCTGTCTCAGGAAAGGTTGAGCTTTAAGGGATTCCCCCAGTAAGTGGGAAGATGGGGAGGATGGGTGCTGCCCACTCAAGCCTGTGCCAGTGTGAGGGAACCTTAGGAGGGATGGTAACCAGGACATGGCATCTAGGCACTTTGGTTGAGAGATGCTAGGGGTCGTGCATGGCAGGTCTACAGGATGGGGACAATATCAACAAGCTGTCAACTGGGCCACTCCATTCCTGGGAATGGTGAGGGTGAGGCTTGAGCAGCAAAGCTGTCTAACTTTGCCTCTTTGATGTTAATGAATACTGACCACTGAGTAAGAACAAGACAGGGTCAGGGTGGTTTATATTGCATTAGATAAAGGGAACTGTCCAGCTGTCCAGGCCTGGAAGTCTTGGGGGTGGGAGAAGGCCAGAGGCTGACAAGTGTAAGCCTGGCAAGAGAACTGTGACAGAGGTCCCCTCTGCTACAGGCCTCACTGAGTCTGCCTGGGCCTGCGTACAGGTTCCTGGACCCCTATGCTGCAGATCCCCGCGCTGGATGAGTCCTAGAGAAAAAGACTCCCCACTGGGCACTCTCAATGCTTGTATACACTTTGTGGTTTATTTGGTGGTCAGTAATTAATGTCTTTGCTACTAAGTGGAAGAAAGCTAATAGAACGTAATCAAAATAGTGGTTTAATTGACGGATTTTACTTGTTCCTTGCGCGTGTGCCTTCTTCAGCTCCTACCTGCCTATTTAACTTATGTGAGTGCAAACTGCACACCATGACCCCCCAGGGCCCGCTCCACTATGAGGTACTTGCTTTCCCCACCTCAGCTCCAGAGATGTGATGGTCTTTAGTTCTGGAAGTCTCAGCCAGCCTCTCCTCCATCCTGTCTTCATTCTCAGGGGATACCAGCATCCGGTGCTGGGGTTTGGCCCCCAGTTTGTGGTCAGGCCGGTGTTCAGGTCTTGAGCCTGCTCGAGTATCCAACTTGCACTCAGCTCGATACttgccttccccttccctcttgaAGGAGGCAGAAGACATGGCTTTGGGCTTGGGGGGCTGTAGCCATGAGTGGCTGAGGATCTCATCAATGTGTAGCCGCCGGTTGACATCTGGCTGTAGGATGCGGTAGATGAGGTCCTTGCACTCACCAGTCAGGTTCTTGGAGCGTGGGAAGTCCACTCGGTGCTCTTTCTGGATGCGCAGCATCTTTTTGATGTCAGAGTCGTCATAGGGCATGGAGCCACAGACCATGATGTAGAGGATCACACCCAGGCTCCAGATGTCATACACCTTGGGCTGGTAGGGGATGCCCTGCAGCACCTCGGGGGCTGCATAAGCCGCTGACCCACAGAAGGTTTTGCTGAGGACAATGCGTCCGCTCCCGTCCCGCAGGCAGCGCTTGGAGAAGCCGAAGTCAGACAGCTTGATGTTGAAGTCCTTGTCAAGCAGAAGGTTCTCACACTTGAGGTCTCGGTGGACGACATCCAGATCGTGGCAGTACTTGACGGCTGAGGAGAGCTGGCGGAACATCTTGCGTGCCACGTCCTCATGCAGGGCTCCTCGGCACTTGATGAACTCGAGGAGATCGCCCTGGACTCCCAGCTCCATGACAATGTAGATGCGTCCATCAGAGGTCTCAAAGATCTCGTAGGTCTTAATGATGGAACGGTGGTTGACGGTTGCCAGAATGTCCATCTCCCTAGGAAGGAATCTCTCCACAAAGTCAGTGGGTGTTTTCTTGCGGTCTATGATCTTGACCGCCACATTGAACTTGAGGCGCTCAGAGTAGGCAGATTTGACTTTTGCATAGGAGCCCTTGCCCAGATTGATTCCTACGATGTAACCCTTCTTCCTTAGGACTGCGGCATCGTCCATGGTGCCAGGAGCGGCTGGTGCCGCTGCCCTCTACATCCCCTCCCCACACGGGCCAGCAGGCATTGTCCTCATTCCCACTGTGGGGAGGCGTCTGGTTGGGCTGGGCCTGGACTTGGAGGAGTGGAACGCTCAGCATTGTCACTAAGTGACCAGCGAATGAAGTCATAAAGCCAGGCTGCTGGGAGTGGGGACTAGGCTGTGGGGAATGGGGCCCCTGGAAGGCAGGAGGGCTTAGAAGGAGCACCCCCTCCCTACCCACTGGAATGAAGCTGGCATTCAGGCCTGTGGTAACCCTCCCTGGCCCTCTTTTTACTGTGGCTTCATAGTCACCTGTGAGACCCAAAGGGAGGTGATCCAGGTCCATTCCTAGGCCTGTTTCCTTATCAGGCCTTGGGAACTGATCCTGTGTTTGTCCTCATTTCACTAAAGCCAATTCCCTGCCGTTAGTGGGGGGGGGTTGAAGAAAACCTGTGAGCTTGTGCCCCTGGAATCAATGGAAGCTGCCCAAGTCCAGTCAGTCCAGTGGTGGTCCCAGTCTGCTGGATGAAAGCAGTTCCATGTTTGGGGTCAGGAGTTGACAAGGGTCTATGGGCAGAGTGGGCAGATGAGCCACAGCCCTGGTGAACATGTGTGGGGGGGCGGGTGGGAGGGTAGGTATTGCTAGGGGATGTACTGAGGGTCCAGGGTAGGCAGGTGCATGTTCAGTGGGGTGGGGCAGGTGTGGAGGATAGGGCAGGTTTCAACCAGATATAAAAGTTGGTGAGATACTCAAGCAAGCAAGTGCTGAAAATGGCTAAGGTATAAGTCTGGAAAGA
This genomic stretch from Cricetulus griseus strain 17A/GY chromosome 4, alternate assembly CriGri-PICRH-1.0, whole genome shotgun sequence harbors:
- the Tssk2 gene encoding testis-specific serine/threonine-protein kinase 2, which produces MDDAAVLRKKGYIVGINLGKGSYAKVKSAYSERLKFNVAVKIIDRKKTPTDFVERFLPREMDILATVNHRSIIKTYEIFETSDGRIYIVMELGVQGDLLEFIKCRGALHEDVARKMFRQLSSAVKYCHDLDVVHRDLKCENLLLDKDFNIKLSDFGFSKRCLRDGSGRIVLSKTFCGSAAYAAPEVLQGIPYQPKVYDIWSLGVILYIMVCGSMPYDDSDIKKMLRIQKEHRVDFPRSKNLTGECKDLIYRILQPDVNRRLHIDEILSHSWLQPPKPKAMSSASFKREGEGKYRAECKLDTRAGSRPEHRPDHKLGAKPQHRMLVSPENEDRMEERLAETSRTKDHHISGAEVGKASTS